AATAAAGGAAAAATCTTCAAACAGAGGGGAAGTCAATCCGGCAAGTGAAGATTTGTATTCTAACTCCTTGACCAGGGAGATACCTTTCAGCTCAGCATACTTTGCGGTTCCTTCATTGATCTCCTGCCCTCGTTCATATTTTGCCACAAATGGATCTACATTTTGCCAGCGGTAGCTTCTGACCGCAACGAACTGCTTGACATACTCTCTACATTTTCTTATCTGGTCTTTTTCAGACGCTCTCAGGGCATCTATCAACAGCCGCATCTCCAGATAAGTAAGAGCCGTATTCTGGCTGTCCTGAATAGGGTATTTCTCTTCCCTTTCCCAGGGGATCTCTCCAAAGGAGCTTCCCTGATACTGGTGAAAAGCCTCGTGGACGATAAAGGCAAAAAGCTCCACATCAGATTTCCCTGTAAGGGGAACCGCCGCCACCTTCAGAGTATCAATCGGAAAATCGAAAACTAACTGTCCAGCCAGGTCCTTGTACTGTCCGGAATGAAATAAGACCTGAGTCCCTAAATCCGGCCAATCTTTCGGGTAAGAGGTGAAATCATCGGTTTCTTTCGAGTAGTTGAATAACAGCGCCCATCTATCCGGTATATAGACTATAAAGGGCCTCTGAGCCAGATTATATCCGGGCCAGACCGAGTCCGGAAACTGTTTGAACAACTGGATAACCCTCTCGCAGATCTTCAGAGCGGTATAGTCATTGTCAGACAGCTTCTTGCTTTTCAAATCCTCGGCAAAAAGAAGAGGACAGATAATCAAAAACAACAAAACGGGGAACGAGAATAGCCTGACAACTGTTTTCATAGTTCTTTAATCCTTCAGGAGTTCCCTGTAGGGGCGTATTGCAATACGCCCCTACACTTCTGTGCTTGCCAATCAGCCTGAGCAGATTAGGGTTCGATAAATCGAACCCCTACGACCGTCTTCTGTAGGGGCTTGATTTATCAAGCCCTCTTGCCTAAAAAAACAACGCAAGGCAAATGCCTTGCCCTACGATCTTGGGCGAGTCCGCCTGCAGCGGATCGCCCCTACAGTTTTTATCCGTCATCCGAAATTCGTCATCCGTCATTATTTTTTATTTAGTTATCCTCGTTCCTGCTCTTCTTTTCACCGATTCGTGAACCTTGGCGATTGAGGTGATAATTACTTCCTTTCCCCCTGCTTCCAGGAACTGAATCGCAGACTCGATTTTAGGTCCCATACTCCCTTCTGGGAAATGTCCTTCTTTCAAATATCTTTTTGCCTCTTCTAAGGTCATTTTGTCTAAGTCCTTCTGTTGAGGCGTGCCATAATTCAAAGCCACCTTTTCCACCTCAGTCAAGATAAGAAGTAATTCAGCACCTATGTCACGAGCTAAAACGGCTGAGGCTCTATCCTTGTCGATGACCCCATCCAGCCCTTCCAGAGTTCCATCTTCTTTTCTGCAGACCGGAACCCCGCCACCACCTGCGGCTATGACAATCACTCCATTTTCGACTAAAACTTTGATAGAATCTTTTTCCACTATCTCCAGAGGAATAGGCGAAGGAACCACCCTTCTCCACCCTCTATTTGAATCCTTTTTTATAATCCAACCTCTCTCTGTTGCAAAATTCTCAGCCTCTTCTTTAGAATAGAACTGCCCGATGAATTTCGAAGGATTTTTTATGGAGGGGTCATCTTTATTTACGATTACCTGAGTGACAACTGTCACTACTTCTCTTGTGATATTTTCCTGCTTCAATTTATTCCTCAGGCATTGCTCAATCATATATCCCATTCCGCCTTCAGTATCCGCCACGCAGATTTGGATCGGAAGATAAGGAGCTTTGCCGCGGGCTAATTCGACTCTGTAAATGACGTTTCCGACCTGGGGACCGTTTCCGTGTGTAATGGCTAAATTGAACCCTTCTTTAACCAGCTCAGCCACACCAGAGAGACTTTGGGTTGTATTCCTGAACTGATGAGGAATAGTATCCTCTTCCTCCTGCCGGGTGATGGCATTCCCACCCAAAGCCACAACTGCCGTCTTCTTTTTCATATTTCTTTTCTGTCCTTGATTATCGTAGCGCGACCCTTTCAGGGTCGCATTGCGAGGCTAAAAGCCTCGCGCTACAAACTAATCTTACAAAGCTGAAGTCTCAAGACCTTGAGGCCATGCCCTACATCCTTAATTCTAACCTAACGCATCTTTAAGGACAACGGACAGAACAATGTTCTGTCCCTATGACCTATTACCTATTAGGGCGAGGCAACCTCGCCCCTACATCTTTTCCCTGTATGCTATCTACTGTCTACTGCCTACTTTTTTATAAATTCCCTCAGCACATCTTTTAAATCCGGCTTCCCTATCTCCTGCAGTTCGTATCTAACCCTTACCGAAGGTTTATTTATCTTAAGAACCCGGCGCAGGTCTATCGGCGTAGCAATTATCACCGAATTGCATTTCACCGAGTTTATGATCCTCTGCAGCTCGCTGATCTGTTTTTTGCTGTATCCCATAGCCGGAAGCAAAGCGCCGATATGGGAATATTTCCTGTAGATTTCTTTGAGAGAGCCGACAGCATAAGGCCTGGGGTCGATTATCTCCTTTGCTCCGAACTTCTCAGCCGCAACGATTCCTGCTCCATATGTCATCCCCCCATGAGTCAAAGTTGGACCATCCTCTATCACTAAAACCTCTTTGTCTTTTATCAGCTCAGGCTTATCCAAAAAGATGGGGGAGGCTGCCTCGATGATTACCGCCTTTGGATTTGCCTCTTTTATGTTTCCCCTGACCTCTTCGATATTCTCCAACCCGGCAGAATCGACCTTGTTTATTATCAGAACGTCCGCGGAGATCAGGTTCGCTTCTCCAGGGAAATAAGTTATCTCATCGCCAGGTCGTAGCGGGTCAAGCACAGTTATGTGCAGGTCCGGATGATAGAACGGAAGATCATTATTACCACCATCCCAGACTAAGATGTCTGACTCTTTTTCCGCCTCTTTCAAAATCACTCCATAATCCACACCCGCATACACGATATTTCCCCTCTCGATATGCGGCTCATACTCCTCTCTTTCCTCAATCGTGCATTTGTACTTGTCCAGGTCAGAAAGCTTTGCATACCTCTGGCAAATCTGTTCGGACAAATTCCCGTAGGGCATCGGATGCCGTATGACTGTGGCTTTTTTGCCGAATTCTTTCAGGACTTCACAGACTTTGCGAGTGGTCTGGCTCTTGCCGCTTCCGGTTCGGGCTGCACAAACCGCAATGACGGGCAATTTAGATTTCAGCATAGTCCCTTTTTTGCCTAAAAGCCTGAAATCTGCACCAGCGGACAAAACTAAAGCCGCACGGTGCATAACATATTCATAGGAGACATCAGAGTAAGAGAAAACTGCCTCATCGATTTTGTACTTCTTAATGATCTGAACAAGTTCATCCTCTGCCCAGATCGGAATCCCTTTGGGATAAAGCTTGCCGGATAATTTCGGAGGATACTTCCGATCCTCGATATCCGGTATCTGGGTGGCAGTAAAAGCCACCACTTCATACTGAGGCTTATCCCGGTAAACTAAATTGAAATTGTGAAAATCCCTGCCTGCAGCTCCCATTATGAGTACTCTTCTTTTCTGCATAAACTCCCTTATTTAAAGTTTTAAGGGGTGGGCAACTGTTACCCACCCGCTTGTTTGTAAAAAGACAAATTAAAAACGACTTCACTTAAGCGTCGATCTGTGCCTTTTGCAGTCTGCCGCTGAAGTCCACATAAATCGATTTCCATTCAGAGAAAACGTCAATCCCGGCAACACCAGCTTCCCTATGCCCGTTTCCAGTCTGGTTTGTTCCGCCAAACGGCAGGTGTACTTCCGCTCCGATAGTTGATGCGTTCACGTAGAATATGCCGGTGTAAACATCCCTCATAGCTACAAAGGCTTTGTTCACGTCCTGGGTGTAGATCGAAGCTGAAAGCCCGTAGATCGTGCCATTGCAGATTTCGATTGCCTGTTCCAAACTATCGCAGGGAATGACCGAGACCACCGGGCCGAAGATTTCCTCCTGGGAAATTCTCATTTTCGGGTCTACGTCCCCGAAAATGGTCGGCTCGTGGAAAAATCCGTTTTGATAGTTGCCAGAGGTTAGCCTATTCCCGCCGCAAAACAGCTTTGCCCCTTCGTCTTTCCCTATTTTGACATAGCTCATCACCGTATTAAGCTGACCTTCGTTTATTGACGGTCCCATCTCCACTGAAGGGTCTAAACCATTTCCTACTTTCAGAGCTTTGGCTCTGGCCACAAATCTATCTATGAATTCATTGTAGACTTTCTTGTGAACGATCACCCTGGAGGTGGCAGTGCATCTCTGACCGGTCGTGCCGAACCCTCCCCACAGCGCACCTTCAACTGCTAAATCAATCTTCCCATCCTCCATCACCATAATCGCATTCTTCCCACCCATCTCTAAATGCACATGCCTGAAATCAGTAGCGCAGACCTCGGAGACTTTTCTTCCGATTTCAGTTGAACCGGTAAAGGAAACCACTTTTATGTCTTTGGACTTCATTAAAGGTATACCCACGTCCGAGCCGGAACCGGTAACTAAGTTGATTACTCCTTTTGGTATCCCTGCTTCCTCACAGATTTTCACCAGATTATAAGCTGACATAGGAGTATCTGTCGCCGGTTTGAAAACGATTGTGTTCCCAAGGACTAAAGCCGGCATAAGCTTCCAGGAGGGAATAGCCATCGGAAAGTTCCAGGGAGTAATGAGAGCGCACACGCCAAGCGGCTGGCGCACGCACATCTGGAACTTATTGGGCAGTTCCGATGGAGTAGTAAAACCGAATTGCCTTCTCCCTTCACCTGCCATATAATAGCTCATGTCAATTGCTTCCTGCACATCACCTCTGGTCTCCTTCAGGACCTTTCCCATCTCCTGAGTCATCTGTTTGGCAAAGTCTTCTTTCCTTTTTATCAGCATCTCTCCAATTCTGAAAACAATCTCGGCCCTCTTAGGTGCAGGAACCAGTCTCCACTTGCGATACGCCTCTTTGGCTGCATCCACAGCCTTTTTGACATCTTCTTCACTTGATTTCTGAAAAAACCCTAAGACCTCTCTGGTATCAGCCGGATTTCTGTTCTCAAATGTCCGTTTTGTAACAGAATCAACCCATTCCCCATTGATGTAATTTTTATAAACCTTCGCTTCTGCCATAATACCTCCTCAAAATTAGAAATTTACAAAAATATAATATAGGCTTTTTTTTAACTCCTGTCAAATGATTTTGAGCTTAACCGTCGGGCATAAAACCCGATGCTGCATCTTTAGAATTTGTCATTGCGAGTCGGTCATTTGACCGACGAAGCAATCCCCTCACCTTGAAAACAGGGTGGCACCCTCAAACTTGTCTGAGGGTGTTTTACATAAAATTTTTTCGGGCGAGGAAACCTCGCCCCTACGTCCTAGTCGGGCATAAAGCCCGACGCTGCGTACTCCTCATCCCTCGCTACTCACTACTCACCCTTTGTTTCAAGGCAGACTCATGCTCATGCCATCGAAAGCAAACCTCAGATTTTGATACTCCATTTCCTCTGCCATCTTGATAATTTGCTCCTTTTTTCCTTCGACCTCTTCGTGAATATGAGTCAGGATAGTCTCCCTGACCTTTTTTCTTTTGACCAGTTCCAAAAGCTCTTCAACCTTGATGTGAGTTGACTCGCAGAAAAGAAGATCCGCCTCTTCGATCAGGTTTTCTATATCCTGCAGGTCAGCGATATCACTTGAGTAAAAAATCCTCTCCCCACCGAGGTCCAGACCAAAAGAATAGCTTTCCATCTTATTAGGCAGATTTTCCTCTGAGATAAACTCCTTATTCGATAGCAGATGTCGATTGAGGTGTGCTCTTAAACTCAGATTCCCATCTTTAAACAGGAAATCATAAGTGATAGGTTTCAGTTCAAATTTGCAGCTTAATTTTTCTTTAAATAGATACAGAGCATCGAACATATTCTCAAACCAGAAGACTGCCTCTTTTGGCAGGTATATTTCTATGTTTTCTTTGTTTTCCAGAAGGTGCATCATCTGAACCAGCATAAAGATTCCGATGCAGTGGTCGGCATGAGTATGCGTGATAAAGACCTGTCTGATCCTGACGGGATCTATCTTATGCCTTAAAATCGCTGAGGCACACCCTTCACCCGCATCGATCAAATAGGATTTATTCGCTGCTTCGATTAAGATCGAAGAGCAAGCCCTTTCCGGGTCAGGCATACCTGAGGAAGAACCTAAGATGATTATTCTGTTCATATTCTTGACAACGTTTGTTTGTCGTTCCACCTTGGAGGCAAGGTGGGGTTTCCTTTTTTTTAATGTAGGGACAGGGTTGTCCCTGTCCGGGCTCAAATGCGGACAGCCGCAAGGGCTGTCCCTACGTCTACTTTCCCCCTTGGAAACAAGCCGGGTCTACCTGGCTATTTTGTCCTGATAATATTTTACCGTCTCCTCCATCCCTTTTTCCAAATCGTATTTTGGAGACCAGCCTAAAATCCTTTTTGCTTTTGAAGAATCCAGAACGCTTCTTTTTTGCTCTCCCGGTCTTTTTAGCCCGTGAATCTCCTTCTGTTTCGAGCCGGTCATTTTCTTCAAAAGTCTGAATATGACGTTAACATCGGTTTCGATTCCTGTCCCTATATTGAAAAAATCCGATTCGGTATGCTTCAGAGCCAGAAGATTTGCAGCCACCACATCTTTTACATAGACGTAATCCCTGGTCTGTTTACCATCTCCGTTAATGATAGCTGTTTCACCGGAAAGAAACTTTTGAGTGAAAATAGCCACCACCCCAGCCTCTCCCCAGGGATTCTGCCGTAGACCATACACGTTGGCATACCTCAATGAGACATAATCCAGATCATAACTTTCTTTGTAGAAATAAAGGTATTTTTCAATTGACAGCTTGGCTACACCATAAGGAGATAAAGGTCTTTCCGGATGATTTTCGTCTGCGGGAAAATAATCCTGCTCGCCGTAGAGCGCCCCTCCGGTTGAGGCGAAGATTACTTTATTGGTTTTGTATTTGACGCAGTTATTCAGTAAATTCAAAGTTCCTTCGATATTTACCTTAGCATCAAAAATCGGGTCAGCCACAGACTTTCGCACATCTATCTGAGCCGCATGATGACACAGAATTTCAGG
The genomic region above belongs to Candidatus Zixiibacteriota bacterium and contains:
- the arcC gene encoding carbamate kinase; its protein translation is MKKKTAVVALGGNAITRQEEEDTIPHQFRNTTQSLSGVAELVKEGFNLAITHGNGPQVGNVIYRVELARGKAPYLPIQICVADTEGGMGYMIEQCLRNKLKQENITREVVTVVTQVIVNKDDPSIKNPSKFIGQFYSKEEAENFATERGWIIKKDSNRGWRRVVPSPIPLEIVEKDSIKVLVENGVIVIAAGGGGVPVCRKEDGTLEGLDGVIDKDRASAVLARDIGAELLLILTEVEKVALNYGTPQQKDLDKMTLEEAKRYLKEGHFPEGSMGPKIESAIQFLEAGGKEVIITSIAKVHESVKRRAGTRITK
- a CDS encoding cyclic 2,3-diphosphoglycerate synthase, coding for MQKRRVLIMGAAGRDFHNFNLVYRDKPQYEVVAFTATQIPDIEDRKYPPKLSGKLYPKGIPIWAEDELVQIIKKYKIDEAVFSYSDVSYEYVMHRAALVLSAGADFRLLGKKGTMLKSKLPVIAVCAARTGSGKSQTTRKVCEVLKEFGKKATVIRHPMPYGNLSEQICQRYAKLSDLDKYKCTIEEREEYEPHIERGNIVYAGVDYGVILKEAEKESDILVWDGGNNDLPFYHPDLHITVLDPLRPGDEITYFPGEANLISADVLIINKVDSAGLENIEEVRGNIKEANPKAVIIEAASPIFLDKPELIKDKEVLVIEDGPTLTHGGMTYGAGIVAAEKFGAKEIIDPRPYAVGSLKEIYRKYSHIGALLPAMGYSKKQISELQRIINSVKCNSVIIATPIDLRRVLKINKPSVRVRYELQEIGKPDLKDVLREFIKK
- a CDS encoding aldehyde dehydrogenase family protein, which codes for MAEAKVYKNYINGEWVDSVTKRTFENRNPADTREVLGFFQKSSEEDVKKAVDAAKEAYRKWRLVPAPKRAEIVFRIGEMLIKRKEDFAKQMTQEMGKVLKETRGDVQEAIDMSYYMAGEGRRQFGFTTPSELPNKFQMCVRQPLGVCALITPWNFPMAIPSWKLMPALVLGNTIVFKPATDTPMSAYNLVKICEEAGIPKGVINLVTGSGSDVGIPLMKSKDIKVVSFTGSTEIGRKVSEVCATDFRHVHLEMGGKNAIMVMEDGKIDLAVEGALWGGFGTTGQRCTATSRVIVHKKVYNEFIDRFVARAKALKVGNGLDPSVEMGPSINEGQLNTVMSYVKIGKDEGAKLFCGGNRLTSGNYQNGFFHEPTIFGDVDPKMRISQEEIFGPVVSVIPCDSLEQAIEICNGTIYGLSASIYTQDVNKAFVAMRDVYTGIFYVNASTIGAEVHLPFGGTNQTGNGHREAGVAGIDVFSEWKSIYVDFSGRLQKAQIDA
- a CDS encoding MBL fold metallo-hydrolase, with the protein product MNRIIILGSSSGMPDPERACSSILIEAANKSYLIDAGEGCASAILRHKIDPVRIRQVFITHTHADHCIGIFMLVQMMHLLENKENIEIYLPKEAVFWFENMFDALYLFKEKLSCKFELKPITYDFLFKDGNLSLRAHLNRHLLSNKEFISEENLPNKMESYSFGLDLGGERIFYSSDIADLQDIENLIEEADLLFCESTHIKVEELLELVKRKKVRETILTHIHEEVEGKKEQIIKMAEEMEYQNLRFAFDGMSMSLP
- a CDS encoding GDP-mannose 4,6-dehydratase encodes the protein MAKILVTGGAGFIGSNVADRFISLGHKVLIVDNLSTGFKENVNPKARFYKLDINSKKIEQVFKDEKPEILCHHAAQIDVRKSVADPIFDAKVNIEGTLNLLNNCVKYKTNKVIFASTGGALYGEQDYFPADENHPERPLSPYGVAKLSIEKYLYFYKESYDLDYVSLRYANVYGLRQNPWGEAGVVAIFTQKFLSGETAIINGDGKQTRDYVYVKDVVAANLLALKHTESDFFNIGTGIETDVNVIFRLLKKMTGSKQKEIHGLKRPGEQKRSVLDSSKAKRILGWSPKYDLEKGMEETVKYYQDKIAR